Below is a window of Populus alba chromosome 2, ASM523922v2, whole genome shotgun sequence DNA.
AATCAAGCATCTTCATCTCAAATTCAAGAAGAAATACTCCTCCTCTTCCCATGTCTATCAACGCCAATTTTACCTTCTTCTTCGTCCTCCTATCATCGCTCGCCATCTCATCCTTCACCGACAATCTCCCAACTACTTACGAAGTCCTCTCCGGATACAACTTCCCGATCGGTATTCTTCCGAAAGGAGCCACAGGCTACGATCTGGACAAAGCCACTGGCAGATTCCGCGCCTATCTGAACGGTTCGTGCAGTTTCTCTTTGGAAGGTTCGTATCAGCTTAAGTACAAGTCCACAGTCAGTGGTTACATAAGCGAGAACAAGCTGACGGATTTGAGCGGAGTAAGTGtgaaggttttgtttttttggttagaTATTGTTGAGGTTGTTAGAAAAGGAGATGAGCTTGAATTTTCTGTCGGAATTACTTCTGCCAGTTTTGCAATTGATAATTTCTACGAGTGTCCACAATGTGGGTGTGGGTTTAATTGCAACAATGTTGAGCGAGCAACCAAGCTTAGATCCGGCTCCGGTCCTTTTGTTTCCTCTTTTTAGGGATTTATGTATCTGTTGATTAAATGGGTATTGAATAACGgaatggttttcttttcttttagttggAATTGGGATCGGAATTGAAATGTCAATTtttccaagaataaaaaatggaaattgttgtatatatatttatgctGATTTGTGTGATGGGATTATAGGAAAAGATTGCTATATGCTAATGGTAATTGTGTGGTTTGTGGTTTAATGTTTGGCCTTGAATGCACTTCGTGTTTAATCAAAGAAATCAACTAATAGGATCTTGGCTGTCAATAAATAATCAGAACCTGCGATTTGTTATGTTTACACTCTGGGTCGAGGGGTTGTTGAGTGAGGGATTTATACCATTTTCACGTGTTTATGCTATGTGGACACTTAATTTGAACTTTATTAGAGGACAGTTCTGTGGTGTGGAAGAAGGAAGTATGGTTACCCTTCACCACAATAGCGGAAGTGATAAATATTTGACAAATTGTCCATGCAGAGGCAATGCCACCAGCTTATCGTAATGTTGGGATGCGTTGGCATATCCTTCGGTGGTAGCTATAGCATGGTACATCTTCAAATGTGATCATGGAGCATCCATGTTTTAGGTGGATATACGAGGAGCACCATAGCTGGAGCAGTACATTACTTCTCCAAGGCTGTGTTTTTCTGaaggatggatggatggatggatggatgggtTGCTATCCATCTAGTTTTTGGGCTAACAAGATTAGAGTTAATCCACCTAAACTGAGAGCGTTGGAAAttacaaaagagaagaaagatgtgagtcaatttcttctaattacaaggataaaaaatcacaaatgagGAAGGATCCTTCAATGTATCCTTAATCTCCGTCTTTCTTGCCAATCCCTAATTCTCTCAATCCTTctatttttatccctttttctCTCAATTCCTCCTAACAAACACACCCATAACAGGTCTCTAACTCGAGAAATATCAATTTAGATGACTCATGTGGTGCTCTGGTACCAACTGAACCAGTTCTGCATAAGTTGAATGCCTGGGTTCCATTATTATTTGGAAGGGACTTTGTGGTGGCTTGGTTGCTGTGGGAGTAGTGTCCTCCAATTTCATCTCGTTTCATGCAAAGCATGTTATCCACCAAGATGAATTTAACATGGTCCACTCAGCAATTAGCATAGCGTAACTTGCTTAGGGTTTCAGCACGTGTCTTTAGATTTTGATAGATACTTTTAGCTGTCAACAAATTGGAGATGGTGGcacaatttgtaattttttttaaagaaatggtGGTAGAAGCTACCAAATCATTCAGAAATTTCCAACCGATACGGAAAGCCAGTCTTGATACAAGGCAGAACCGTCGCTGCGTCGAGACATTTTGCAACAAATCACCCTTTCCTCGTTATGTCAGCTTCAGaactctttcttttccttcttttaaaagtaaaaattaacttttgaaAGAAGTTATTTGGAACTCCCTATTATACGTGTTCAGTTTCTAACCAATATTCCAGAGAAGGTTCTCCTGGAAAGCTTGCATCTCttcattttaagaaattatgaaCTGTTGGATTTTGTTTTGCCTTTACATGTCAAAGCTCAATTGTCgtcgtcgtcttcttcttcttcttc
It encodes the following:
- the LOC118046808 gene encoding uncharacterized protein At5g01610 → MSINANFTFFFVLLSSLAISSFTDNLPTTYEVLSGYNFPIGILPKGATGYDLDKATGRFRAYLNGSCSFSLEGSYQLKYKSTVSGYISENKLTDLSGVSVKVLFFWLDIVEVVRKGDELEFSVGITSASFAIDNFYECPQCGCGFNCNNVERATKLRSGSGPFVSSF